The following DNA comes from Chitinivibrio alkaliphilus ACht1.
GATGTGTGGGATGAAAATTTTGGCAGTTGGGGTGAGATTTTTAGAAGGGTCTTGGTATGCCCGTATATTTGAGAGCTGTGGTTGCGGTGGTTACAAAGAACTGTCCCGTGCGTATGGTGCGGGAGCTCCTCCGTTTTGTTCGTAACAGATCCGCAGCTTTGCGCTGTCATTGAGATAGTTAATACTTTCCACGTCTATGCCGTGTATGGCAAGACCTGTTCTCATTTCAAGATCTCGTCGTAATTCTTCCCGTTTGCCTGTGTGGATAAGTTCGACATTTTCGTAGGTAAGAAAGAGTATGCCCTTTGCCTTATCAAGCCACGATTTTTCAAGAATATAGCTGGCAAGCACAATAAATACATTTACGGTGAGTATCATATAAATCGGTACATTGCGCGTTACGAGAGAATTGATAACTGCCATGACTGTACACACAAAGAGAAAGGTCATTTCTTTAATATCGATGGTGTCTGCCCGATAGCGGAGCATAGAAAATACCGCAAATAGACCAAAGGCAAAGCCGGTTCCCATCTCGGTGGTGGTGAGAATGGAGGAAAAAGAGAAGATGGCAATATTGGTAAGGAAAAAGGTAAAGAGATATTCCCGTCGGCGATTAATGCGAAAATAGATCCCCTTGACAACAATAAAGGTGAAGAAAATATTGAGGGAGAATCGAAAAAAAGAAGAGCAAGATCAGGCGTCACAAGGTCACGGTGTTGATTTGCTACAGAGCTGAATATTTCTTCCATGGGGAGAGCCTTTCTATTTTTGAGACTGTTCGGAGTTTCTCTTTAAAGTTATTTGTTTTAATTCCACGATAGGTGAGGGCGACCCCAATACAGTATTTACTAAACCCGGTAGGATAGGCTGTTGCTTCTTTCAAGAGGGTTCGGCCATGGGATGTATGGGCAGATCGTTCTGACTTTCGCTCGATAATAACAGTTTCTCTCAGGGTTCTGTTTTGTTGCGCCCCGGAGAATTGAAGATCTGTATCAATGGTGAGTCGCTCTTTTTCTCGTTTGTGAACGAGGGTAATGCGATTATATTCCACTTCAAGGGTGGGAAACAAGGGCTTTTCAAGATGAATCGTTTCATCGATAAAGGACTGAAAGGTGTTGTCAACAAAGAGGGGCATGGCACTTCGTTGAATCCGCGATTTATATGTCTTGCCCGTATTGCGTTTTTCTTTAATCTCGTTAAAGGTAATATCAGAAATGAGGTATCGGCGACTCCTGAATTTATACCGGCTACGCCGTTTATTATGATGTGCGAGGTAACACTGCAGATCGGGAGTATCAAAGTACACCGTAAGGTACGGAAGTTGTTTTTTCTTTTCAATGGTTAAAACACGATATGCAGAGGTCATACGCTGTAATAAGGGGGTAAGCCGTCTACGGTCTATGAGATACTTTGTATCGTGCCGTCTCATAAGAGATACCGCCGTTGCTTCTGCAAGAGATATTTCTTCAAACTGTTGTAATTGCTCAATCATCTCGGTAGTTGTTTCTCGCTTTCCAGTTCGTAAATATACCTTTTAGCTTCCCGTAATGCCACCGTGTTTACCTTCATTATAGTCAGAAAAAAGTAAAAACAGATAAAAATCTTTCTTTACAAAGCTCAGGAGAGTAAAAAGAAGATATGCATTGGGGGGACTCACGATATATTTTTCATGCATACCTTAAACAGATGGAGAGTTGTATGAGACAACAAAAGATATTGATAACAGCTTTGATCCTTTTTATTTCTGTAGCATCAGCGTCTGCCCTTGAACGAGCTGCTATTCCCTTTTCATTCAACAGTTCTTTTGGAGAACCTGCTTCGGGGGTTCGCCTTCATTTTACTGATGTATACGCCTTAGAGCCCCTCCTTGGGTTTCACTTTCAAGAAGATAACAGTCATTTTAGATTTTCTATCAGAAATCTTTTTTACATAAGCGAAATAGGTACATTCGAGCCCTATTTTGTGGCAGCTCTTCGTGGTGATTTTGATGGTAATTTCGGTCTTGATGGTAGATTTGCCTTGCAGCACACCCTTACGGGGCCACTGGATATTGTTGGGGAGGTAGGATTCAATACCGACTTTGACCCCTTCCAATTTTACTCAGCCCAAGCAGGCTTGGGGATCGTTTTTTATATTAGACAATAAGCTCCCACGGTGCTCCTGTGTGGAGCACCCTTCGTGCCATCTCCTGTCATAAATATTTGGTGGCAGGATCTATTTTTATGCTCTTACCGATGTGAGGTTTATATGTACGAAGTTTCTACAGAACAGAGTTTTTCCGCAGCTCATTATTTGCGAAATTATAACGGTGCGTGCGAAAATTTGCATGGTCATAACTGGAAGGTTCGTGTTACTGTGCGTACAGAAGTTCTCGATTCGATTGGCTTGGCCATTGATTTTAAAATATTGAAAAAAAATTTAAAAGATCTTCTTGATACCTTGGATCATACCTGTATCAATGAGACGGTTTTTACTGAGTCATACGGTAATCCCTCCAGTGAAAATCTCTCAAAATATCTTTTCATAGAGATGAGAAAGCGTCTATCTCCTGATTTTCCTGATTTGGAGATCGGCCGGGTTGATGTATGGGAAACTCCGGGGAATTGTGCCTCCTATTACGAGTGATTCTCCCGTGAGCACTCTTACCGTGTGTGAGCTTTTTACGTCTCTGCAGGGTGAGTCTACCCATGCAGGTAGGGTGTGTAGCTTTATTCGCCTGGCAGGGTGTAATCTTCGGTGTCACTATTGTGATACAACCTACTCCTATGGAGGGGGGCAGCGTAAAAGCTTTCAAGAGCTTCTTGCCTGGCTTGCCACGGAGAAAACATCCTTAGTAGAGATAACCGGTGGAGAGCCGCTTTGTCAGGATGCTGTGGTCGATTTTTCTGCTCTCTTACTACAGCAGGGATACGAAGTGTTGGTAGAAACAAACGGCACATGGGATGTTTCAGTGCTTCCAGGGGAGGTTCAAAAAATCATCGATTATAAATTGCCTGGAAGCGGTGCTACTACGCCCTTTTTTCGGGAGAATTTTTCCCATATTTCTTCCCGGGATGAGGTGAAGTTTGTCATTTCTGATCGGGCCGATTATGAGTGTGCAAAAGAGATCGTGCAAAATCAGGATATTGCCGGAGAGGTTCTCTTCTCACCGGTTGAGCAGAGCTGTTCTTTGAAAGGACTGGCGGAGTGGATTGTTGAAGACCGTCTCCGGGTTCGTCTCGGGGTACAGCTGCATAAAGTTATTTGGGGTTCAGATACAAAAGGGGTGTAATGGAAAAGGCAGTGGTATTACTCAGTGGTGGTATTGATTCTTCAACCGTGGCGGCAATTGCCCGGGATTACGGATATGAGTTGTATGGTATGAGTTTCAGTTACAGCCAAAACCATTCCGTAGAACTGGAATCAGCCAAGAAAATAGTTGGTGATATTGGGTTTGCAGAGCACCGTATTATTCATCTCGACCTTGCTTCTTTTGGGGGAAGCTCTCTTACAACATCTGCGTCTATCCCTAAGAATGGGGATCATACCATGGAGATTCCTTCCACATATGTGCCGGCGCGGAACACAATTTTCCTCTCGTATGCTCTGGCATGGGCGGAAGTTCTCCGCGCCTATCGTATATTTATCGGCGTTACTGCCGTGGATTACTCAGGGTATCCAGACTGTCGCTCTGACTATATTTCCGCCTATGAAACCATGGCAAATCTTGCCACACGAGAAGGGGTTGAAGGGCGGAAGTTAAAAATTGAAGCTCCCTTAATCACCTTAAGTAAGGCAGAGATTATTCGTCGGGGGACGGAACTTGGGGTAGATTACTCCCTCACCCATAGTTGTTATGATCCCACGATTGAAGGGTTGAGCTGCGGTTTTTGTGACAGCTGTCTTCATCGAAAAAAAGGCTTTGAGGAGGCCGGTGTCCCAGATCCAACAAGATATATCTCCTAAGCAGGCGGTATATGGTAACTGTCCCCTTCCTTATGATAGCATTTCTCTTTCTCTGCCGTATCTCTGTACACGCAGGGGGTGAACAGGATCGTCTCGCAGAGTACAGTCAACAACTGGAGATGTACCGCAAACGCAGTGACTCCATCGCACTTCGTATTGCAGAGAATGAACGCCGTCTTGATTCATTAGCTGAAACAGAGGGGAATCAACTGCGTCTCATTCAGGAACTTGAAGAGATGATTGCGGAGTCACAAGAGCGACTTGCCCATGCTTTGGAGGAACGAGAAGTCCTTGAACAGGAGCAGCAGCACATTGCCGATTCCTTGGAGCATTTGCAACAGGAGTATGAGTCGCGACGTGCCTTTTTAAAGCAGCGTTTGCGTCATATGAATACCTTGGGTGAACCTCACATATTGGAATTTCTCCTTGGGGGACGTTCTCCCCACGATCTTATGGGGAAAATGCACTATGCGCGTCTCTTGACAGAGCGGGATCGTGAATTGCTTTCGAAGTTAGAGTGGATACGCATGCGCCTTTCCGTGGATCATGGCCGGTTACAGCTGAAAGAGGAGCAGATTGCCCTGGTGGTAAAAGAGCAGGAAGAAGAGGCCAATCGTTTCTATGAACAGAAGCATCGTCGTCATGAGAAGATTGCACAAATCCAAGAGGGACTTGAAAATCATCGTGCCATGGTGGAAGAGTTGCGTCAGGCCCAGGAAGAAATGGATACTCTTATCGCTGGAGTGGTGGCTGAACGGGACGAGCTTGCGCGGCAACTTGAACGCATGATGGACTTTTCAGATATGAAGGGAGAGATGCAGTGGCCGGTTTCTGGCACATTGGTGCAGAAGTTTGGTCGTGTGGTGCATCCAGAATATCAAACGGTGACCCGAAGTAACGGTATAAAAATACGGGCCAATGTCGGTGTCGCCGTGCATGCGGTTGCTCCGGGAATAGTCAGCTACACGGGAACCCTTCGTGGGTATGGGCGTATTGTCATGATTGCTCATGAAGGAGGATATACCACGGTCTATGCGCACCTAAGCGATATTGCCGTGTCGGTTGGTGATCCGATTGATACGCGTGATGTACTCGGAGCAGTTGGGGAGAGTGGTTCCTTAGAGGGGCCTCGTCTGCACTTTGAGATACGTCGTGATGCACAGGCGGAAGACCCTCTGAACTGGCTGTCCCCCGATTCCACCCCTACCCATAGTGAATTTCGTAGGGGTAGCCCTGTTCTGCAAGAAAGAGCTGGCGGTTCATGGCAAAGTCCAGTTCTTTTGAGTCGCGCGTGACAATAGAGTAGAAAAGTGCCGGCTCCTGGCTTTCTGTGGGACGGAGAATTCTACCGAGCCGTTGAGCCTCTTCCTGACGCGATCCAAAGGTTCCCGACACCTGTATTGCCACGGATGCATCGGGAAGATCAATGGCCATATTTCCCACCTTTGAAAGAACGAGGACAGAAATTTTACCATGACGGAACTCTTCGTATAGGCGATCTCGTTCTTCGTTGGGTGTTGATCCTTGGATAACAGGGGCACCCACGAGACGCCCAATTTCCTCAACCTGGGCGATATAGAGGCCGAGAATAAGGATTTTTCGCCCTTTGTGTTTTGCAAGGAGCTCTTGCGTAATAGCGATCTTCCGTTTGTTTTCATAGGCCGTGCGAATCTGTTGTCGCGGAGCCATGGAGAGATACTCTCCCCGTACCGACTCATCGAGATCAACGCGAATCTCTATGCACCGTGCTGCGGCAATCCACCCCTCTTTTTCCAGATCTTTCCATGGGACATCATACTTTTTGGGACCAATAAGGGCAAAGACATCACTTTCACGACCGTCCTCACGAATAAGTGTCGCTGTGAGTCCTAAGCGGCGCCGCGCTTGAATTTCAGAGGTGTATTTGAACACTGGTGCAGGAAGAAGGTGGACCTCATCATAAATAATGAGTCCCCAGTTTTCCTGATTAAATATGTCAAAATGAAGAAAGGACGCTTTTTTTGATTTTCGGTGAGTGAGAATTTGATACGTGGCTATGGTGATGGGCAGTATCTCCTTGGTTTCCCCACTGTATTCCCCAATTTCATCCTCTGTAAGGGTGGTTCGATTGAGTATTTCCCGTTTCCATTGCCGTGCCGCGGTAATATTGCTTACCAGAATTAAGGTTTTTTTACCCAGCTCAGTCATTGCTTTCAGCCCGATGATTGTTTTTCCTGCTCCACAGGGAAGTACGGCCAAACCACTTCCTCCGGGAAGATCCTTCCTGCCAAGAAAGGCAGCTACGGCTTCTTCTTGATAGGCACGTAAATGGAAGGGGGTTCCATCCATGGTGGTAGAACGAAAGGCCATGGGGTAGTCTTCACCAGGAACATAGCCGGCTTGATCGTATATGGGATAGCCTAATTTGATAAAGGATTGTTTGATCACGCCGCGCAATAAATCGGGGACAAGAACGGTTCCAT
Coding sequences within:
- a CDS encoding DNA repair helicase XPB; protein product: MYTPENPLIVQSDSTLLLEVQNPRFSDARMALSAFAHLEKSPEYIHSYRITPLSLWNAASLGVTAEDIHTSIAEYSKYPVPENVLAEIQEQIDRFGKIVLLKRDDQLRLTSENPELLHRLIKNPLVSKYDIRRDDDGTVLVPDLLRGVIKQSFIKLGYPIYDQAGYVPGEDYPMAFRSTTMDGTPFHLRAYQEEAVAAFLGRKDLPGGSGLAVLPCGAGKTIIGLKAMTELGKKTLILVSNITAARQWKREILNRTTLTEDEIGEYSGETKEILPITIATYQILTHRKSKKASFLHFDIFNQENWGLIIYDEVHLLPAPVFKYTSEIQARRRLGLTATLIREDGRESDVFALIGPKKYDVPWKDLEKEGWIAAARCIEIRVDLDESVRGEYLSMAPRQQIRTAYENKRKIAITQELLAKHKGRKILILGLYIAQVEEIGRLVGAPVIQGSTPNEERDRLYEEFRHGKISVLVLSKVGNMAIDLPDASVAIQVSGTFGSRQEEAQRLGRILRPTESQEPALFYSIVTRDSKELDFAMNRQLFLAEQGYPYEIHYG
- the queC gene encoding 7-cyano-7-deazaguanine synthase QueC; this encodes MEKAVVLLSGGIDSSTVAAIARDYGYELYGMSFSYSQNHSVELESAKKIVGDIGFAEHRIIHLDLASFGGSSLTTSASIPKNGDHTMEIPSTYVPARNTIFLSYALAWAEVLRAYRIFIGVTAVDYSGYPDCRSDYISAYETMANLATREGVEGRKLKIEAPLITLSKAEIIRRGTELGVDYSLTHSCYDPTIEGLSCGFCDSCLHRKKGFEEAGVPDPTRYIS
- a CDS encoding murein hydrolase activator EnvC family protein is translated as MVTVPFLMIAFLFLCRISVHAGGEQDRLAEYSQQLEMYRKRSDSIALRIAENERRLDSLAETEGNQLRLIQELEEMIAESQERLAHALEEREVLEQEQQHIADSLEHLQQEYESRRAFLKQRLRHMNTLGEPHILEFLLGGRSPHDLMGKMHYARLLTERDRELLSKLEWIRMRLSVDHGRLQLKEEQIALVVKEQEEEANRFYEQKHRRHEKIAQIQEGLENHRAMVEELRQAQEEMDTLIAGVVAERDELARQLERMMDFSDMKGEMQWPVSGTLVQKFGRVVHPEYQTVTRSNGIKIRANVGVAVHAVAPGIVSYTGTLRGYGRIVMIAHEGGYTTVYAHLSDIAVSVGDPIDTRDVLGAVGESGSLEGPRLHFEIRRDAQAEDPLNWLSPDSTPTHSEFRRGSPVLQERAGGSWQSPVLLSRA
- the queD gene encoding 6-carboxytetrahydropterin synthase QueD, whose amino-acid sequence is MYEVSTEQSFSAAHYLRNYNGACENLHGHNWKVRVTVRTEVLDSIGLAIDFKILKKNLKDLLDTLDHTCINETVFTESYGNPSSENLSKYLFIEMRKRLSPDFPDLEIGRVDVWETPGNCASYYE
- a CDS encoding 7-carboxy-7-deazaguanine synthase QueE, whose translation is MSTLTVCELFTSLQGESTHAGRVCSFIRLAGCNLRCHYCDTTYSYGGGQRKSFQELLAWLATEKTSLVEITGGEPLCQDAVVDFSALLLQQGYEVLVETNGTWDVSVLPGEVQKIIDYKLPGSGATTPFFRENFSHISSRDEVKFVISDRADYECAKEIVQNQDIAGEVLFSPVEQSCSLKGLAEWIVEDRLRVRLGVQLHKVIWGSDTKGV
- a CDS encoding polyphosphate polymerase domain-containing protein encodes the protein MIEQLQQFEEISLAEATAVSLMRRHDTKYLIDRRRLTPLLQRMTSAYRVLTIEKKKQLPYLTVYFDTPDLQCYLAHHNKRRSRYKFRSRRYLISDITFNEIKEKRNTGKTYKSRIQRSAMPLFVDNTFQSFIDETIHLEKPLFPTLEVEYNRITLVHKREKERLTIDTDLQFSGAQQNRTLRETVIIERKSERSAHTSHGRTLLKEATAYPTGFSKYCIGVALTYRGIKTNNFKEKLRTVSKIERLSPWKKYSAL
- a CDS encoding DUF4956 domain-containing protein, producing the protein MFFTFIVVKGIYFRINRRREYLFTFFLTNIAIFSFSSILTTTEMGTGFAFGLFAVFSMLRYRADTIDIKEMTFLFVCTVMAVINSLVTRNVPIYMILTVNVFIVLASYILEKSWLDKAKGILFLTYENVELIHTGKREELRRDLEMRTGLAIHGIDVESINYLNDSAKLRICYEQNGGAPAPYARDSSL